One region of Chryseobacterium sp. SORGH_AS_0447 genomic DNA includes:
- a CDS encoding metallophosphoesterase has product MDRKTFLKRLFQISAVATFPMLYSWQVEPFWLEFVERKMPVRNLPANLEGKILMQISDLHVGTRFDWNFLIDSFQKAKNYNPDFVVYTGDFVNHGNAEEREDLKKVMSHAVLGSFGTFGILGNHDYGTDWLETKVADEICKIAENSGIMMLRNQQKESHGLNFIGFEDLWSPNFAPQEIMKNHDPSKANIILCHNPDACDKDIWNGYRGWILSGHTHGGQCCIPGIITPLLPVKNRRYTSGEIDLEDGRMLYINRALGHSFQVRFMVRPEITVFTLTQV; this is encoded by the coding sequence ATGGACCGTAAAACATTTTTAAAAAGACTGTTCCAGATCTCGGCAGTGGCCACTTTTCCTATGCTGTATTCATGGCAGGTCGAACCTTTCTGGCTGGAATTTGTGGAAAGGAAAATGCCTGTCAGAAACTTACCAGCAAATCTGGAGGGAAAAATCCTGATGCAGATCTCAGACCTGCACGTCGGAACACGCTTCGACTGGAATTTCCTGATTGATTCTTTTCAGAAAGCTAAAAATTATAACCCTGATTTTGTAGTGTACACCGGCGATTTTGTAAATCACGGAAATGCAGAAGAGCGTGAAGATCTTAAAAAAGTGATGAGCCATGCCGTGCTCGGAAGCTTTGGGACTTTTGGAATTCTAGGCAACCATGACTATGGAACCGACTGGCTGGAAACCAAGGTGGCTGATGAGATCTGTAAGATTGCGGAAAATTCAGGTATTATGATGTTAAGAAATCAGCAGAAAGAGAGCCACGGATTGAATTTCATCGGCTTCGAAGATCTCTGGTCACCGAATTTTGCACCGCAGGAAATAATGAAAAACCATGATCCTTCAAAAGCCAACATTATTCTCTGCCACAATCCCGATGCCTGCGACAAAGACATCTGGAACGGTTACCGAGGCTGGATTCTGAGCGGACATACCCACGGCGGGCAGTGCTGTATTCCGGGAATCATTACTCCGCTTCTTCCTGTAAAAAACCGCAGATATACTTCGGGAGAGATTGATCTGGAAGACGGACGAATGTTGTATATCAACCGTGCTCTGGGACACTCCTTTCAGGTCCGGTTTATGGTGCGTCCGGAAATTACGGTGTTTACCTTAACCCAGGTTTAG
- a CDS encoding transcriptional regulator, translating to MIKINQLNKEFESRVRLGIMSVLMVNDWVDFSEMKSILEITDGNLASHSNALEKAAYIEVKKEFVGKKPKTSYRVTQNGRAAFTEHLNALEKLLGR from the coding sequence ATGATAAAAATAAATCAACTCAATAAAGAATTCGAAAGCCGTGTAAGACTGGGCATCATGTCCGTTCTGATGGTCAACGACTGGGTTGATTTTTCGGAAATGAAAAGCATATTGGAGATTACGGACGGTAACCTGGCGAGCCACAGCAATGCGCTGGAGAAAGCGGCTTATATAGAAGTAAAGAAAGAATTTGTAGGCAAAAAGCCGAAGACTTCCTACAGAGTTACCCAAAACGGAAGAGCAGCTTTCACGGAACACCTCAATGCCCTGGAAAAATTGTTAGGAAGGTAA
- a CDS encoding Coq4 family protein: protein MKKLRVRFLLFVYDKTQKLYRKYFKKKKRQWQFTEQQLLEFQEDSLGRKLGEFYRKHGFSMIPKMEDHDVHHLITGCGTHFEDEIAMQFLLLGNGKLNAHLLAAIILGSLILPEYFRVYMNAYRKGKNMRPFYHWDFEALLWQNFDHLKDFIQQKNSTVLH, encoded by the coding sequence ATGAAAAAATTACGTGTCCGATTTCTGCTTTTCGTTTACGATAAAACCCAGAAACTTTACCGGAAATATTTTAAGAAAAAGAAAAGACAGTGGCAGTTTACCGAACAGCAGCTATTAGAGTTTCAGGAAGATTCTCTGGGACGAAAGCTTGGGGAGTTTTACAGGAAACACGGGTTCAGCATGATTCCGAAAATGGAAGATCATGATGTTCATCACCTGATTACGGGCTGCGGAACCCATTTCGAAGACGAGATTGCCATGCAGTTTCTGCTGCTGGGAAACGGGAAGCTCAATGCCCATCTGTTAGCCGCCATCATTTTAGGAAGCCTGATCTTACCGGAATATTTCAGAGTCTATATGAATGCTTACAGAAAAGGCAAAAATATGCGGCCTTTCTACCACTGGGATTTTGAAGCCCTGCTCTGGCAGAATTTCGATCATCTGAAAGATTTTATCCAACAGAAAAATTCAACCGTTTTGCATTAG